A genomic window from Terriglobia bacterium includes:
- a CDS encoding peptidoglycan-binding protein — MPSRTLRRVVLALLAAAALLVPAAEGTPAQKARKTGASARRVKAVAGKAKVRKRHGRRERGQKAPAPERIREIQEALAKDGSYSGAPTGKWDAATSEAMRRFQAAHGLTPTGKLEALSLQKLGLGSEVAGVAAPMPPATGVSSTSTALPEGNDPQR, encoded by the coding sequence ATGCCGAGCAGAACCCTAAGGCGAGTGGTGCTGGCGTTACTGGCAGCAGCTGCGTTGTTGGTTCCGGCCGCGGAGGGCACCCCGGCGCAAAAGGCGCGCAAGACGGGCGCGTCCGCGAGGCGCGTCAAGGCCGTGGCGGGGAAGGCCAAGGTCCGCAAGCGGCATGGCCGGCGTGAGCGCGGGCAGAAAGCGCCGGCGCCGGAGCGGATCAGGGAGATCCAGGAGGCGCTGGCAAAAGACGGCTCGTACAGCGGGGCGCCGACTGGAAAGTGGGATGCGGCGACCAGTGAAGCGATGCGGCGGTTCCAAGCGGCGCACGGCCTGACCCCCACAGGGAAGCTAGAGGCGCTTAGCCTGCAGAAGCTGGGGCTGGGCTCGGAAGTGGCCGGGGTGGCGGCACCCATGCCGCCGGCGACGGGCGTTTCCTCTACTTCGACCGCGCTTCCAGAGGGAAACGATCCGCAGCGCTGA
- the leuD gene encoding 3-isopropylmalate dehydratase small subunit — MQPFTTHAGLVAPLDRVNVDTDQMVPKQFLKALTREGFGRILFYDWRYLPGEKPNPQFVLNFPRYKGASILLARANFGCGSSREHAPWGVKDYGFRVILAPSFADIFYNNCFKNGILPAILSEEQVEEIFKRTEKEEGYTLTVDLPKQTITDKHGLCCKFEIPASRKEVLLKGLDDIGTTLQHETSITAYEKSHAATATMFEPVDVKYSSNGR, encoded by the coding sequence ATGCAACCCTTCACCACACACGCCGGCCTGGTCGCCCCGCTCGACCGCGTCAACGTGGACACCGACCAGATGGTGCCCAAGCAATTCCTGAAGGCCCTCACCCGCGAGGGCTTTGGCCGCATCCTTTTCTACGACTGGCGCTATCTCCCCGGCGAAAAGCCCAATCCGCAATTCGTGCTGAACTTCCCGCGCTATAAGGGCGCCTCCATCCTGCTGGCCCGCGCCAACTTCGGTTGCGGCTCCAGCCGCGAGCACGCTCCCTGGGGCGTGAAGGACTACGGCTTCCGCGTGATCCTCGCGCCGAGCTTCGCCGACATTTTCTACAACAACTGCTTCAAGAACGGCATCCTCCCGGCGATTCTCTCCGAAGAGCAGGTCGAGGAGATCTTCAAACGCACGGAAAAAGAAGAGGGCTACACGCTCACTGTGGACCTGCCCAAGCAGACCATCACCGACAAACACGGCTTGTGCTGCAAGTTCGAGATCCCGGCGTCACGCAAGGAAGTCCTGCTGAAGGGCCTCGACGACATCGGCACCACGCTGCAGCACGAAACCAGCATTACCGCCTACGAAAAATCGCACGCCGCCACCGCCACCATGTTCGAGCCCGTGGACGTGAAGTACTCCTCCAACGGCCGTTAA
- the leuC gene encoding 3-isopropylmalate dehydratase large subunit, whose product MPPKTLYEKIWDNHVVYEEPGQPALLYIDRHLIHEGTSPQAFAGLRAEGRKVRRPDLTFAVMDHSVPTTDRTLPILDQDAIKQFDALEKNCRESGVRLFDMNSRNQGIVHIIGPELGITQPGQTIVCGDSHTSTHGAFGTLAFGIGTSEVEHVLATQCLVQGRSRTMRILVHGKRPKGVTAKDIILAIIGRMGISGGNGHVAEYGGEAIRGLSMDGRMTVCNMTIEGGARAGMVAPDDTTFAYMEGRPFVPRGKAFQEAVERWKLLNTDDGAKFDATLELQAGSLAPQVTWGTNPGMVTAVNGRVPDPGSFADPNDQKATESALKYMGLKPGTPIVDIPVDRVFIGSCTNARLDDLRAAAHLVAGKHVARTIKQALIVPGSRGIKAAAEKEGLDKVFREAGFEWRDAGCSMCIGMNADVLPPHERSASTSNRNFEGRQGKDGRTHLVSPVMAAAAAIAGHFVDVREFDVAHVE is encoded by the coding sequence ATGCCACCAAAAACACTCTACGAGAAAATCTGGGATAACCACGTTGTCTACGAAGAGCCCGGCCAGCCCGCGCTCCTCTACATTGACCGCCACCTGATCCACGAAGGCACTTCCCCGCAGGCCTTCGCCGGGCTTCGCGCCGAGGGCCGCAAAGTCCGCCGCCCCGACCTCACTTTCGCGGTGATGGATCACTCGGTGCCGACGACCGACCGCACCCTGCCGATCCTCGACCAGGACGCCATCAAACAGTTCGACGCCCTCGAAAAGAACTGCCGGGAATCCGGCGTACGCCTGTTCGACATGAATAGCCGCAATCAGGGCATCGTGCACATCATCGGCCCCGAGTTGGGCATCACCCAGCCGGGGCAGACCATCGTCTGCGGCGACAGCCACACCTCGACGCATGGCGCCTTCGGCACGCTGGCCTTCGGCATCGGCACCAGCGAGGTCGAACACGTCCTCGCCACCCAGTGCCTGGTGCAGGGCCGTTCCAGGACCATGCGCATCCTGGTGCACGGCAAGCGCCCCAAGGGCGTCACCGCCAAGGACATCATCCTGGCCATCATCGGCAGGATGGGCATCAGCGGCGGCAACGGCCACGTCGCCGAATACGGCGGCGAAGCCATCCGCGGCCTCTCCATGGACGGGCGCATGACCGTCTGCAATATGACCATCGAAGGCGGCGCGCGCGCCGGCATGGTCGCCCCGGACGACACCACCTTCGCGTACATGGAAGGCCGGCCCTTCGTTCCCCGCGGCAAAGCCTTTCAGGAAGCGGTCGAGCGCTGGAAACTGCTCAATACCGACGACGGCGCAAAATTCGACGCCACCCTCGAACTGCAGGCCGGTTCTCTCGCTCCGCAGGTCACCTGGGGCACCAATCCCGGCATGGTCACCGCGGTGAACGGCCGCGTGCCCGATCCCGGATCCTTCGCCGATCCCAACGACCAGAAAGCTACGGAGAGCGCGCTGAAGTACATGGGTCTGAAACCCGGCACGCCCATCGTGGATATCCCGGTGGATCGCGTCTTCATCGGCTCGTGCACCAACGCCCGCCTGGACGATCTGCGCGCCGCGGCCCATCTTGTCGCCGGCAAGCACGTGGCCAGGACCATCAAGCAGGCGCTGATCGTGCCCGGCTCGCGGGGTATCAAGGCTGCCGCCGAGAAGGAAGGCCTGGACAAGGTTTTCCGCGAGGCCGGCTTCGAGTGGCGCGACGCAGGATGCAGCATGTGCATCGGCATGAACGCCGACGTGCTCCCGCCGCACGAGCGCTCGGCCAGCACCTCCAACCGCAACTTCGAAGGCCGCCAGGGCAAGGATGGGCGCACGCACCTGGTCAGCCCGGTCATGGCCGCCGCCGCGGCCATCGCCGGCCACTTCGTCGACGTCCGCGAATTCGACGTCGCCCACGTGGAGTGA
- a CDS encoding amidohydrolase family protein, which yields MKPAALSLCLGAALLAPVAWAQSAPQVTTKSAPSAPQTVVYRNARIYTNNPGHPWAEALVVRGEFILGVIGESGVAQWTEQGTPVIDLHGAFVLPGFNDAHVHLGGAGADLLHVQLNGVASVPELQRRIREAAAARKPGEWIVGSGWDHTLWPEKRFPTRQQLDAAAPGNPVLLTHVSGHVAAANSLALQLAGVSKATPNPAGGEVERDAAGDLTGMLKEDTAMALVEKKIPPPTPAQRRKGIELALADAAKNGVTSVQDNSAWEDFLVYRDLQKDGRLTARITEWLPFQAPLERLEAMRREGGTTDSWLRTGALKMVTDGALGSRTAAMLAPYSDEPGSRGIFILEPDELRKLAIERDRAGFQLAFHAIGDCANRIALDVFEAVAKANGPRDRRDRIEHAQVVALEDIPRFGQLSVIASMQPSHETTDMRWAEQRVGPGRAKGAYAWASLQKSGARLAFGTDYDVEPLSPLRGLYACVTRELPGGGPAGGWQPQEKISLADCIRAYTTGSSYAEFAEGKKGELKEGEDADFVVLSGDLTRIPPSEYTKVRVLRTVVGGRTVYQAQ from the coding sequence GTGAAGCCTGCCGCCCTCTCGCTGTGTCTCGGCGCCGCGCTCCTCGCGCCGGTTGCGTGGGCGCAGAGCGCGCCGCAAGTCACCACGAAATCCGCCCCAAGCGCTCCCCAGACTGTCGTCTATCGCAACGCACGCATCTACACCAACAATCCCGGGCATCCTTGGGCCGAAGCCCTCGTCGTCCGCGGCGAATTCATCCTCGGCGTCATCGGCGAAAGCGGCGTCGCGCAGTGGACGGAGCAGGGAACTCCCGTCATTGATCTCCACGGCGCTTTCGTCCTCCCCGGCTTCAACGACGCGCACGTCCATCTCGGCGGCGCCGGCGCCGATCTCCTCCACGTCCAGCTCAACGGCGTAGCCTCCGTTCCGGAGTTGCAGCGCCGCATCCGCGAAGCCGCCGCCGCGCGCAAACCCGGCGAATGGATCGTCGGCAGCGGCTGGGACCACACCCTCTGGCCAGAAAAGCGTTTTCCCACGCGCCAGCAGCTCGATGCCGCCGCTCCCGGCAATCCCGTCCTGCTGACTCACGTCTCCGGCCATGTCGCCGCCGCCAATTCTCTGGCCCTGCAACTCGCCGGCGTCAGCAAAGCCACGCCGAATCCGGCAGGGGGCGAAGTCGAGCGTGACGCCGCAGGCGACCTCACCGGCATGCTCAAGGAAGACACGGCGATGGCCCTCGTCGAAAAGAAAATCCCGCCGCCCACGCCCGCGCAGCGCCGTAAGGGCATCGAACTGGCCCTTGCCGATGCCGCCAAAAATGGCGTCACTTCCGTCCAGGACAATTCCGCCTGGGAAGATTTTCTCGTCTACCGCGACCTGCAGAAAGATGGCCGTCTCACCGCGCGCATCACCGAGTGGCTGCCGTTCCAGGCGCCGCTCGAGCGCCTCGAAGCCATGCGCCGCGAAGGAGGCACCACCGACTCCTGGCTGCGCACCGGCGCCCTCAAGATGGTCACGGACGGCGCGCTTGGCTCGCGCACCGCCGCTATGCTCGCTCCCTACTCCGACGAACCCGGCAGCCGCGGCATCTTCATCCTGGAACCGGATGAATTGCGCAAACTGGCCATCGAGCGCGACCGCGCCGGCTTCCAGCTCGCCTTCCACGCCATTGGTGACTGTGCCAACCGCATCGCTCTGGATGTCTTCGAGGCCGTCGCCAAAGCTAACGGCCCGCGCGACCGCCGCGACCGCATCGAGCACGCCCAGGTCGTCGCCCTCGAGGACATTCCCCGCTTCGGCCAGCTCTCCGTCATCGCCTCCATGCAGCCCTCGCACGAAACCACCGACATGCGCTGGGCCGAACAGCGCGTCGGCCCCGGCCGTGCCAAAGGCGCCTACGCCTGGGCCAGCCTGCAGAAGTCCGGCGCGCGCCTAGCCTTCGGCACCGATTATGACGTCGAGCCCCTCAGCCCTCTGCGCGGTCTCTACGCCTGCGTCACCCGCGAACTCCCCGGTGGCGGCCCCGCAGGTGGTTGGCAGCCGCAGGAGAAAATTTCGCTCGCCGATTGCATCCGTGCTTACACCACTGGGTCCTCCTACGCGGAATTTGCGGAAGGGAAGAAGGGCGAACTCAAAGAGGGCGAAGACGCCGATTTCGTCGTTCTTTCCGGCGACCTGACCAGGATCCCGCCCTCTGAATACACAAAAGTCCGTGTACTGCGCACCGTGGTCGGCGGCCGCACGGTCTACCAGGCGCAGTAG
- a CDS encoding MoaD/ThiS family protein produces MPVTIEIPTAFRRFTGDTAKVECTPATVAGVLDQLTARYPALARHIRDEKGQIRQFLNVYLNEEDIRFLGGESCPAKDGDRLMLVPSIAGG; encoded by the coding sequence ATGCCCGTTACCATCGAAATCCCCACCGCCTTCCGCCGCTTCACCGGCGACACCGCCAAGGTCGAATGTACCCCCGCGACCGTCGCCGGCGTCCTCGATCAGCTCACCGCCCGCTATCCCGCCCTCGCCCGCCACATTCGCGACGAAAAAGGCCAGATTCGCCAGTTCCTCAACGTCTACCTCAACGAAGAAGATATCCGCTTCCTCGGCGGCGAATCCTGCCCCGCAAAAGACGGCGATCGCCTCATGCTCGTGCCCTCCATCGCCGGCGGCTAA
- a CDS encoding sugar phosphate isomerase/epimerase translates to MAKNVELIVTYWTLAGGAQPHTDHEYSDFDFKDRVEAAAKVGFKGFGLWHSDLDHVLQKYTLQDMKRILDDNGMKHIEVEFLADWFLKGEMKRLSDIRKRKLLTVSEVLGARHIKVGDFEHKTTPMPQVIESFAALCKDAAEHGARIVYELMPFAMIDTLEDALTMLKGAGAKNGGIIFDMWHVAKLGIPYEKISSFPMEYFFAVELNDGTFTAPWDLVEDTVNHRRLCGEGEFDIPGFLDAVSKAGYRGPIGVEVLNKELRSRPLDELVTRAYNTTMAQFRP, encoded by the coding sequence ATGGCGAAAAATGTCGAGTTGATCGTTACCTATTGGACGCTGGCCGGCGGCGCTCAGCCGCATACCGATCACGAATACAGCGACTTCGACTTCAAGGACCGCGTCGAAGCCGCCGCCAAAGTCGGCTTTAAGGGTTTCGGCCTCTGGCATTCCGACCTCGATCATGTCCTCCAGAAATACACCCTCCAGGATATGAAGCGCATCCTCGACGACAACGGCATGAAGCACATCGAGGTCGAATTTCTCGCCGACTGGTTCCTCAAGGGCGAAATGAAGCGGCTGTCCGACATCCGCAAGAGAAAGCTGCTGACCGTGTCCGAGGTTCTCGGCGCGCGCCACATTAAAGTCGGCGACTTCGAGCACAAGACAACTCCCATGCCCCAGGTGATCGAATCTTTCGCCGCTCTCTGCAAGGACGCCGCCGAGCACGGCGCCCGGATCGTCTACGAACTCATGCCCTTCGCCATGATCGATACCCTCGAGGACGCCTTGACCATGCTCAAGGGCGCCGGCGCAAAAAACGGCGGTATCATCTTCGACATGTGGCACGTCGCAAAACTCGGCATTCCCTACGAAAAAATCTCCAGTTTTCCCATGGAATATTTTTTCGCCGTCGAACTCAATGACGGCACCTTCACCGCTCCCTGGGACCTCGTCGAAGACACCGTCAATCACCGCAGACTCTGCGGCGAAGGCGAATTCGACATCCCCGGCTTCCTCGATGCTGTCTCGAAGGCCGGCTACCGCGGCCCCATCGGCGTCGAGGTCCTCAACAAAGAGCTGCGCTCCCGCCCCCTCGACGAGCTGGTGACCCGCGCCTACAACACCACCATGGCCCAGTTCCGCCCCTAG
- a CDS encoding APC family permease, whose translation MPTPLAAAEAQAQSRSAVLRKELGFADLILASILLVVIPDFFGTAVKAGPSHVVLWILAIALFFIPQALVVTHLNQLMPLEGGLYEWARLAFNDAIGFLVACNLWFYVVLYVASIGLVSVTYAAYALGADAAAVAANKWLVLAASVTIIAALMFVALLGLRIGKWVTNAGSFLTVLTITLLALLPFLHVWRGTLSAYHPLRLAAPPLTLFSLSVFSKMTFGALCGFEYAAIFAGESRNPVRHLTRAIFFTAPLIALLYIFGTSAILAFVSPDAINVIGPIPQALSRAFQGLGFARIIVPVAILLLLTNYLSSFSLNFAANARLPMVAGWDHLLPPWFTRLHARYRTPVNCILLLGAVTLAASIAVLTGVGEQEAFELLQIWGFAFYGIAYLALFAIPLFAPKSTGIRPAFWLRIASVSGLLLTLLFVLLSAFPIIPVANQSAYTTKTVAVLLGANLFALLLYRLGARRNTFRSRSRPR comes from the coding sequence TTGCCCACGCCACTTGCCGCCGCCGAAGCACAAGCCCAATCCCGCAGCGCCGTCCTGCGCAAAGAGCTCGGCTTCGCCGACCTCATCCTCGCCTCCATCCTCCTCGTCGTCATTCCGGACTTCTTCGGCACCGCCGTCAAAGCCGGCCCTTCTCACGTCGTTCTCTGGATCCTCGCCATCGCCCTCTTTTTCATTCCCCAGGCCCTCGTCGTCACTCATCTCAATCAACTCATGCCCCTTGAAGGCGGCCTTTACGAATGGGCCCGCCTCGCCTTCAACGACGCCATCGGCTTCCTCGTCGCCTGCAATCTCTGGTTTTACGTCGTCCTCTACGTCGCCTCCATCGGCCTCGTCTCCGTTACCTACGCCGCCTATGCCCTCGGCGCCGATGCCGCCGCCGTGGCCGCCAACAAATGGCTCGTCCTCGCCGCCTCCGTCACCATCATCGCTGCGCTCATGTTCGTCGCCCTTCTCGGCCTGCGCATCGGCAAATGGGTCACCAACGCCGGCAGTTTCCTCACCGTCCTCACGATTACCTTGCTGGCCCTGCTCCCGTTTCTTCACGTCTGGCGCGGCACGCTCTCCGCCTACCATCCCCTGCGCCTCGCCGCTCCGCCCCTCACTCTCTTCAGCCTCAGCGTCTTCAGCAAGATGACCTTCGGCGCTCTCTGCGGCTTCGAATACGCCGCCATCTTTGCCGGCGAATCCCGCAACCCGGTCCGCCACCTCACCCGCGCCATTTTCTTCACTGCCCCGCTTATCGCCCTTCTCTATATCTTCGGCACCAGCGCCATCCTCGCCTTCGTTTCCCCGGACGCCATCAACGTCATCGGCCCCATCCCGCAGGCCCTCAGCCGTGCCTTCCAGGGCCTCGGCTTCGCACGCATCATCGTCCCGGTCGCCATCCTCCTTCTCCTCACCAACTACCTTTCCAGCTTCAGCCTCAATTTCGCCGCCAACGCCCGCCTCCCCATGGTCGCCGGATGGGACCATCTCCTGCCCCCATGGTTCACCCGCCTCCACGCCAGGTACCGCACCCCCGTCAACTGCATCCTCCTTCTCGGCGCCGTCACCCTCGCCGCCAGCATCGCTGTCCTCACCGGCGTTGGCGAACAGGAAGCCTTCGAGCTTCTCCAGATCTGGGGCTTCGCCTTCTACGGCATCGCCTACCTCGCCCTTTTCGCCATTCCCCTCTTCGCTCCCAAATCCACGGGCATCCGCCCCGCCTTCTGGCTCCGCATCGCCTCCGTTTCCGGCCTCCTCCTCACTCTCCTCTTCGTGCTCCTCTCCGCCTTTCCCATCATCCCCGTGGCCAACCAATCCGCCTACACCACCAAAACTGTGGCGGTCCTCCTCGGCGCCAACCTCTTCGCCCTCCTTCTCTACCGCCTCGGTGCCCGCCGCAATACTTTTCGTTCGCGCTCGCGGCCCCGCTGA
- a CDS encoding DMT family transporter — MALTQRLKADLSLALTTFLWGVTFVVVKDSVSHASVFLFLTLRFGLAALILALLQRKALRKLRREELLAGVWLGLFMFGGYAFQTFGLVFTTPTKSSFVTGSSVVLVPLLLALFWRGRLHFWEYAGALAAIGGLYFLTVPGGHVSRLNLGDLLTLVGAMLYAFHIILVGRYARTHPHASLCFLQVAATALLSTGACVFAAATSWQRPRFDASWQLYAGIGVTAVFATAVAFTIQLWAQRYTSPSHAAVLFTLEPVFAAGTSYLLLGERLGGRALLGAGLVMAGILVAELKGPAPAAAESAEPAAGAA, encoded by the coding sequence GTGGCCCTCACTCAGCGTCTCAAAGCCGATCTCTCTCTCGCACTGACCACCTTTCTCTGGGGCGTGACCTTCGTCGTCGTCAAAGATTCGGTTTCCCACGCCTCCGTTTTTCTTTTTCTTACTCTGCGCTTCGGCCTGGCGGCGCTCATCTTGGCGCTGCTGCAACGCAAGGCGCTGCGCAAACTCCGCCGCGAAGAACTCCTCGCCGGCGTGTGGCTCGGCCTGTTCATGTTCGGCGGATATGCCTTTCAGACCTTCGGCCTGGTCTTCACCACGCCCACCAAGTCGAGCTTCGTCACCGGCTCCAGCGTGGTCCTTGTGCCCCTGCTTCTGGCGCTCTTCTGGCGCGGCCGCCTGCACTTCTGGGAGTACGCCGGAGCGCTGGCCGCGATCGGCGGTCTCTACTTTCTGACTGTGCCTGGGGGCCACGTCTCCCGGCTGAATCTCGGCGATCTGCTGACACTTGTTGGCGCCATGCTCTACGCTTTCCACATCATCCTGGTGGGGCGGTACGCGCGCACCCACCCGCATGCCTCTCTCTGCTTCCTGCAGGTCGCGGCGACGGCGCTGCTGTCCACGGGAGCGTGCGTGTTCGCCGCCGCCACCAGCTGGCAGCGCCCGCGCTTCGACGCCAGCTGGCAACTCTATGCCGGAATCGGGGTCACCGCCGTGTTCGCTACGGCCGTGGCCTTCACGATCCAGCTGTGGGCGCAGCGCTACACTTCACCGAGCCACGCGGCGGTGCTCTTCACGCTGGAACCGGTGTTTGCGGCGGGCACCTCGTATCTGCTTCTGGGCGAACGGCTCGGCGGGCGGGCGCTGCTGGGCGCGGGGCTGGTGATGGCGGGAATTTTAGTGGCCGAACTGAAAGGCCCGGCGCCGGCGGCGGCGGAGTCTGCCGAGCCGGCTGCGGGTGCGGCTTGA
- a CDS encoding Do family serine endopeptidase, giving the protein MGYQVRELMDWARRRKPLAAFFLSMTLAIGIMIGTLVSGRVSAMRSFGLMNAAPLAVPDPVQMSNSFSGIVNRVEPAVVNISTTQVLERRRGQGQRRQPAPDGQQDPFQDFFDRFFDGRPDGPPAAERSLGSGVIVDKRGFILTNNHVIEQATKIQVQLNGETTKYTAKVIGTDEETDLAVIKIEAGKDLPVAQLGNSDGVQVGDWALAIGSPFGLQATVTAGIISAKDRAGVGRQFQRFLQTDAAINPGNSGGPLVDLAGQIIGINTAIMTGSRGYEGVGFALPSNTARTVYNQIVAQGRVTRGSIGVSFQEDLGTNAITLKELGAPYGVVIMGVEPGSPAEKAGLKGGDVITSIDGKPVKNGNDLVNPIALATIGSKVKVTYVRDRAQKETSVVVEDRTKVFPDRAGRAGDQPGESVPAEFGLRVEEFTPARASRAGIEFTKGVLVTGVEPASFGEDLGFAAGDLITEINHEAVSSVTDYRTVVGKLKPGQSVVFRVLRRQDADRMLTVFLPGVVPADNQQ; this is encoded by the coding sequence ATGGGTTACCAGGTGCGGGAATTGATGGATTGGGCGCGGCGGCGGAAGCCGCTGGCGGCATTTTTTCTGAGCATGACGCTGGCGATCGGGATCATGATCGGGACGCTGGTGTCGGGGCGCGTGTCGGCCATGCGCAGCTTCGGCCTGATGAACGCGGCGCCTCTGGCGGTGCCGGATCCGGTGCAGATGTCCAATTCGTTTTCGGGGATTGTGAACAGGGTCGAGCCTGCAGTGGTGAATATCTCAACGACGCAGGTGCTGGAGCGCCGGCGCGGGCAGGGGCAGCGCCGCCAGCCGGCGCCGGACGGGCAGCAAGATCCGTTCCAGGACTTTTTCGACCGCTTCTTTGACGGGCGACCGGACGGTCCGCCGGCGGCGGAGCGCAGCCTGGGCTCCGGGGTGATCGTGGACAAACGCGGGTTCATCCTGACGAACAATCACGTGATCGAGCAGGCCACCAAGATCCAGGTGCAGCTCAACGGGGAGACGACGAAATACACGGCCAAGGTCATCGGCACGGATGAAGAGACGGACCTGGCGGTGATCAAGATTGAGGCGGGCAAGGACTTGCCGGTGGCGCAACTGGGCAATTCGGACGGGGTGCAGGTGGGCGACTGGGCGCTGGCGATCGGCAGCCCGTTCGGGCTGCAGGCGACAGTGACCGCGGGAATCATCAGCGCGAAGGACCGCGCGGGAGTGGGGCGGCAGTTCCAGCGTTTTCTGCAGACGGACGCGGCGATCAACCCGGGAAACTCGGGCGGGCCGCTGGTGGACCTGGCGGGACAGATTATCGGGATCAATACGGCGATCATGACGGGGAGCCGGGGATATGAAGGAGTGGGCTTCGCGCTGCCGTCGAATACGGCGCGAACAGTGTACAACCAGATCGTGGCGCAGGGCCGCGTGACGCGGGGATCGATCGGGGTGAGCTTCCAGGAAGACCTGGGGACGAATGCGATAACGCTGAAGGAACTGGGCGCGCCGTATGGCGTGGTGATCATGGGCGTGGAGCCGGGCAGCCCGGCGGAGAAGGCGGGGCTGAAGGGCGGCGACGTGATTACGAGCATTGACGGGAAACCGGTGAAGAATGGGAACGACCTGGTGAACCCCATCGCGCTGGCGACGATTGGGAGCAAGGTGAAGGTGACGTACGTCCGCGACCGGGCGCAGAAGGAGACCAGCGTGGTGGTCGAAGACCGCACGAAGGTGTTTCCCGATCGCGCGGGGCGCGCCGGAGACCAGCCGGGAGAGAGCGTTCCGGCGGAATTCGGGCTGCGGGTGGAGGAATTCACGCCGGCGCGCGCCAGCCGCGCGGGGATCGAGTTCACCAAGGGCGTGCTGGTGACCGGGGTGGAACCGGCGAGCTTCGGGGAGGACCTGGGGTTCGCGGCCGGGGATCTCATCACGGAGATCAACCACGAAGCGGTGAGCAGCGTGACGGATTACCGCACGGTGGTGGGGAAGCTGAAGCCCGGGCAAAGCGTGGTGTTCCGAGTGCTGCGGCGGCAGGATGCCGACCGGATGCTGACGGTGTTTCTGCCGGGAGTTGTTCCGGCGGACAATCAGCAATAA
- the thrC gene encoding threonine synthase — translation MPELYELRCRECGKLWGNAPRSFCEECFSPLEVTYDYNAIRSSLRRDQLAARPGNIWRYAELLPLPEGRIPALPVGGTPLLPAPRLARDWGLGAGLYIKNDAVCFPTLSFKDRVVAVALSAAKRFGFQVVGCSSTGNLANSVAAQAVREGLDAWIFIPSDLEAAKVLGTSIYGAKVARIAGNYDHVSRLCSQIAEKFRWGLVNVNLRPYYAEGSKTVGYEIAEQLGWRLPDNVVVPMAGGSLITKIAKAFRELIELGWVEARPVRFFGAQATGCSPISTAVKRQLERFEPQKPNTIARSLAIGNPADGPYAMKCMRESGGWAEDASDPEIVAGIRKLGETEGIFTETAGGVTVAAAEKLVRQGRIPKGGTTVLCITGNGLKTTDALTGEFPVTEAIAPRLDAFEAYLEGRLASAATK, via the coding sequence ATGCCCGAGCTCTATGAATTGCGCTGCCGCGAATGCGGCAAGCTGTGGGGCAACGCCCCCCGTTCGTTCTGCGAAGAGTGCTTCTCTCCGCTCGAAGTGACCTACGACTACAACGCCATTCGCAGCTCCCTGCGCCGCGACCAGCTCGCCGCGCGCCCCGGCAACATCTGGCGTTATGCCGAACTGCTCCCGCTGCCCGAAGGCCGGATCCCCGCGCTCCCCGTCGGTGGCACCCCGCTGCTGCCCGCGCCCCGCCTCGCCAGGGACTGGGGCCTCGGCGCCGGCCTGTACATCAAGAACGACGCCGTCTGTTTCCCCACCCTCTCCTTCAAGGATCGCGTCGTCGCCGTCGCTCTTTCCGCCGCCAAGCGCTTCGGCTTCCAGGTCGTTGGCTGCTCCTCCACCGGCAACCTCGCCAACTCCGTCGCCGCGCAAGCCGTCCGCGAAGGCCTGGACGCCTGGATCTTCATCCCCTCCGACCTCGAAGCCGCCAAAGTCCTCGGCACTTCCATCTACGGCGCCAAGGTTGCCCGCATCGCCGGCAACTACGACCACGTCAGCCGCCTCTGCTCCCAGATCGCCGAAAAGTTCCGCTGGGGCCTGGTCAACGTCAACCTCCGCCCCTACTACGCCGAAGGTTCCAAGACCGTCGGCTACGAAATCGCCGAGCAGCTCGGCTGGCGTCTCCCCGACAACGTCGTCGTCCCCATGGCCGGCGGCTCGCTCATCACTAAAATCGCCAAGGCTTTCCGCGAGCTCATCGAGCTCGGCTGGGTCGAAGCCCGGCCCGTGCGCTTTTTCGGCGCGCAGGCCACCGGCTGCTCGCCCATCTCCACCGCCGTCAAGCGCCAGCTCGAGCGCTTCGAGCCCCAGAAGCCCAACACCATCGCCCGCTCCCTCGCCATCGGCAATCCCGCCGACGGCCCTTACGCCATGAAGTGCATGCGCGAAAGCGGCGGCTGGGCCGAAGACGCCAGTGATCCTGAAATCGTCGCCGGCATCCGCAAACTCGGCGAAACCGAAGGCATCTTCACCGAGACCGCCGGCGGCGTCACCGTCGCCGCCGCCGAAAAACTTGTCCGCCAGGGCCGCATCCCCAAGGGCGGCACCACCGTTCTGTGCATCACCGGCAACGGCCTCAAGACCACCGACGCCCTCACCGGAGAATTTCCCGTAACCGAAGCCATCGCCCCGCGCCTGGACGCCTTCGAAGCCTACCTCGAAGGCCGCCTCGCCTCCGCCGCAACCAAATAG